Genomic DNA from Leishmania donovani BPK282A1 complete genome, chromosome 32:
CACATACGCAACCGAAGCTGTTGAACGGTTGCTGCACATCGTCGCACTCGGCCAATCGCCCGTGCCCTTcgcccttcccttctccctaGATCGCCGTTTGCTTGACTCACACACACCCTGCACACATCCATTTAATAGACGAGCGAAGAGCGTACCGACAGGGCCGCCGCGGTATCCGGTGTGTCTCCTGCACTCACTCCTCCCCGCTTTTCCCGTTTCTCTTTACCCAGCCCGCTCTGTTGTGAGGCtgacgcgtgcgtgtgggcacGGGAGAGCGCGGGGAGATGGTATTTGGAGTAGACGGTCACCTGGAAGCTGCCCAGAGAAGTGATGAGCGTTTTGCCCTGTTTCGCTGCGTTTTGATGCCctgcgcgtgcctgtgcggaggcggtgctctGCTCCGCTCGCCGCTGTTATCCCTTCCTCCGTTCCCGCCTCATTTGCACATCCCgcccgctccctccctctctttgtACGTTTTCGGTGCTCGCgggtgtgtgcctgtctgcgCCGGCGATCTTCAGTGCGactttccttttttttttccggctTTTTCCTCCCGAGCGACGCGCCGTGATCCACACACTGTGAGGCTCAGCAGCGAGGTGAAGACAACAAACGAGCACAGAAAATGGCGCCGGTGGAGCGCGCATTCTtggcgagcgcgcgcgtgtgggcgGGCTGATGCCATGATTTGATGGGCGCCTCATCttggggtgggggcgggggtgggcaATGGACCACATCTACACCGCACCTAAGCACACGGGGTGCTCTTCGCTGTCAAGTGCGCACAGAGATCTCCCTTCCGGCTATCTTTACGTCGGCATCTGCGACTCGGTTCGCTGTGCATTCTCTCGTCTTATAGAAGTGTCCTTAGGTGGACCGATGCCTCGCCTCACCGCGGCGACCGACTGTGGCACGCAAGCGTCGCAGACGCCCGATTTGTTGAGGCTTTGTTGGCCATGCTGCGTCTCCCTCGCCTTTCCGAATGAGCCGCCGCACTTCTCTGCTTCTTTTTCGTCACGCCCCTCGCCTTTCTTGCCAACCATAAACACAACGCTTGTGCACAATGCGTTTGTGCCCATCGCATACTCACTcgtgcccccacccccgatTTCCTTTTCGCCGTCTCTTGCACGTGTCGGCGCGTCGGATcgttctgctgccgccgccgacctcctcccgtctccctcctcgcctctgtctctcgctTCTGCGAGGCCCTCGGCAGCCGTTGTTTTCCTTTGGCCTTTGGTCTTCACTCTTGTCGTCACACCGCCTTTGCCATCAATATACTCACCGgtgtgcccctcccccctcccccactgcctgtgtctctctgtgtgttcGAGTGTGGCTCGCACTACCCCGCAGCACAGCGTTGCCTCCCGTTCCGCTTTCTTTTATACACGCCGGGATAggctgcgtgcgctgtcTAAggcgcacctcttctcttccagcacacacacacacacacacacacacacacacacaaacagacgCACCGGATCGCACCTTTCActttcgcccctcccccctcgcctGCAGTTCATTATGCCAGCGAAACCCGCGCAGGATTTCTTCTCCCTGGACGCGAACGGACAGCGCGAGGCACTCATCATTATTAAGAAGCTGCAGTGCAAGATTCTGTACAGCGACAAGTACTACGATGATGTGTTCGAGTACCGTCACGTGATTCTCCCGAAGGATCTTGCCCGCCTCGTCCCCACGAGCCGCCTCATGAGTGAGATGGAGTGGCGCCAGCTCGGCGTCCAGCAGTCGCAAGGGTGGGTGCACTACATGATTCACAAGCCAGAACCCCACGTGCTGCTCTTTAAGCGCCCTCGCACGTAAGGGGAGGTGTCCaccagagagcgagagggtACAAGACGCACAGTTGCATGGGCGCGCCGGGAGGGTTGGCCAGGAGGTGAGGGCGCAAGGTGGGTGCGTCGCTCGACGAGAGGAAAGCATGAAAGAGAAGGGACGATATTGCTTGCTTCCACGTAAACTGCGCAGACCTGCCAGTTCCAGCGCACACCAACGCCTTGCTGCCTCTTCCATCTCCCGCTGCCGATCCTATCCTTCCAtccttcctctcttcacCTCACTCTTCCCTCCGTCTGTATCGTGTTGGCTCTCGTCATGGCAAATGAAGCCTATCGTCTCCTCCCATTATGGTGCGCTGCATGTTCTCTCATTagcccccctctccaccgTCTTGCCTTTTCATGGTGTTCCCGGACTGACATGGATCTGCCCATGCCACGACAACCACAACTacccccctctccatctGTCTTTCCGCACTCTTCCTTatctccttttttttcccgtcTGCCCGTCTCCCCGGCATTAGAACGCATAGAATCGTTTTCTCCCTGTTGGTGTGCCGtgctgcatgcgcgcatcACTCCTGCGTGCCGTCGTCTCCCTGTGCTGTGCTTCTTGCGACGAACGCCTGTCCCGTTTACTTGGCTTTGTGattgtgtctgtgtttggCCCGTGCCTCTCTGTTGGTGTGACAGCTGAGGCGTGCGATGGTGCGACGGCTTTTCTGtggttgcgtgcgtgcgtgtgaagAAGGGTTGCAAGTCCACAGAACGAAGGTGGGCAGCGCTCCCTTGAAACAGACATCAAGCAGACGCACTTCAGAGAGAAGAAGACGGCGCAATAAAAGCGGTCACTCGCGGCCCTTCGCGCCGCGTCTCAACCTCGAGGGATGAGGACGAAGGGGCTGGGTCTGCAGCTGTTGCGTGCTCTGTGCCGGCGCGGAGGCATTTCGCCCGTACCCACTTTTCACATTTTGCACGGAGGTCACGAATTGCCGCGTGGCTTTCCTGTGGGCCAGCTCCGACTGTGACAGGGCTGGACGGCAGGCGGTTCTGATGAgtgattgtgtgtgtgtgtgtgcatgtgtgcggaGCCCGATGTTGACCACGCACTTCATCCTGAAGCCGTGCTCTTGTGTAAGGGACGAAAAAGGAAAGTTGCGCCTCGCGACACGTGCCCATGCCCTCTGCAACGATCCTTCTCTTGCGATGTGGACAGtgctctcccttccttttctattttttttttggctgcTCATCGtccgcgtcgcggcgcacgGCCTCCCTTTTCCCGCATCCTTTCTCACCACAGAAGTACATCCGCCAACACGGCGCACATACGCAAGGACGCGAAGGCCTGTGAGAACACTCTCTGAAAaaagacggcgacgatgaaCGCACGCCAAACGCAGGTGGCTTGTGTAACGGTGGTGATCGGCGGCTTGCTGTGTGCTCTCAGCTACGCTGCCTACAGGCAGCTGAGCCAGAATAGTGCCGCCATCCCGGACAGAAAAGCGCATGTGTCCGAGTCTCCTGTGCAGCCccccgctgtcgctgctggcgcacaaGCCTCAACACCCCCACCTCAGGCACCCATCTCGCTCCCTGTCGAATCACCGTGCCCAGCAGCGGACAAAGCCAGGGCTCTGGAACTGCTGAACGTCTTGAAGCAGAACGCGAACATTGCCTTCCAAGAGGGCCGCTTCGAGGATGCGCTGCGTGGTTATCAGGACTGCATCGAGGTTACGTCTGTCCTTGGTGCTGCCGACGCAGAAGCTGTCGCGACGGAGCAGATTGTTCGCGCAAACGTGGCGATGGTGTGCATCCGCATGCACGAGTACGACGCGGCGCGTGCGGTGgcgacgatgctgctgcaggacgcTGCGATAGCGCTCCCAGAGGACCTCAAGGTCAAGGTGCTCTACAGGCGAGGGCTGGCAAGCAAGGCACTTAACgaccgcgcggcggcgctagCGGACTTCAAGGCCGCTGTGCACTTCTCAAAAGACCACAGAAATCCGGCTGTGGAAAAGGAAAttgcactgctgcagcgcggcggtgcatgACCGCTGTAGTGGGGCAGAGGCAAGGTCGATAAGAATGCGCTTGCTACCCTTCGCAGGGGACGGCATGCAGGCGCGCTTGtcccccccacccccccccNNNNgggggggggggctgtcTACCCAGCGAAGCACTGCAAGGCAagcggtgcggtggtggtgacgcccTGATTATGCGGGTCTCTACGGATGTGTACGGCGCCATCGACTCAAAGGAGtgcctctgcgcgtgtgggaATCGTCACAGTCGTGAAGGAAAAGCTTAGGGTAGCGCTTGATGGGCGTGCATGCGCGGTGCTGGGAGTGATTCACCAgcccaccccgccccctctcctacacacacacacatgcgtaATGCGCCGGACATGAGTTACtcgcgcggcaccgcggtgAACTGTTGGTGACATTTTGCCTTCCCTGCTTTCTGTCTCTTCACGTCCGCCATCCACCTtcccgcctccctcgctctcactcccctcttttcctgCTCTCCGCGACTCAGCGTGACGACATTCTCGCTCTACAGCGATCGAATGTGTTGGCTTGTTGAGCACGAACTCCTCCACGCTCGACGGACACACAGATTTGGGCGTGGGCGTGCTCCCTTCACGGTTGACGCTGCCGTCTTTTCGTGAGCCGCCATCCTCGGCTCTCCCTGCCGATGATCACACCGGTGTTTGAGTGCAGCCAGGAGGGTGGCTTTGTCGTCATTCGCCTCGTCCTCTCCGCCATCTGCAAGGTGACGAACGCCGTGTTTGACATCCACGAGACGCAGTTCACTTTCTACTGCTCCCCGTACTACCTGCGCCTGCGCTTCGACCAATGCCTGCAGGAGGGCAAGGGAGAGCGGGCTACGTACGACTTGGAGGCAAACGTGCTCACGGTGTACCTTCCAAAAGCAAACCCGGCGGAGGTCTTCACGAAGCTCGATAACCCGGCCTACCTCATCGCGACAGAGAAGCAGCGTGCTTCGCTTATTCAGGTCCTCAGCGTCGCCAACTCGAGCGACGACGCCACTGGCGTGGgtgaggagctggaggagacCGAGTACATACAATCCTTGCCGGATGCCACCGCGattggcagcgccgcggacCGGAGCGAGAGcctggcgccggcggcgcagtgcaGCTACGGCTTCGCAAACGCGTTCAGCGGACTCTTCCAGAAGCTCGATGCAGATGTTGTGCGCGAGGTGGTGAGTCTGCGCGATAATCCTGAGTGCACCACGCGCGAAGAGCGCCGGCGATtgcgcctcgctgctgagATGACCGATTTTGACGTAGATGCGCTGCTTTTTGCCTTTGAGGACTCGGACGgggaggtggcgcaggtgTTGCGGTACGTCCCTGCCCACATTAGGGACTTTGAAAATGCTCTGCACGGCAACACTGCCGGGTCgggagaggagcaggcgTCGTTGTCGGTGATGTTCGCGAGTATCCCTGCATTGGGCGCGGGCAGGGCAGATCCgctggaagaggaggagacgacgCTGCTCCCAGGCGACGATGCGCGACCGGTCACAGTGTGGAGCGGCAACGTTGCCGACTTCAAGAAGCCGCTCATCGAGGAGCTGAATCCTGCTGTCGACGACGAGCGAGAGCCGACAGCatcagaggcggcggcagccgcaccagccGCCTCTGTGTCTTTTCAAGCGGCCGCtaatgctgctgcgccgcctggGCCGCGTACGCGGCTGGCGATTCCTCGAGTGTGCCCGTCGCTGAAGTTTACTCGAGAGGAGACGGAGGTGCTGATGCGCGTaaagctgccgcggctgctttttcctccctcgccggcagaggtggaggcgctgacggcggacCTCCTCTTTAGCGAGGCCTACGACGACCTCGTGACggagggcagcggctgcagcgagtCCTTGTGGAACCTCACACAACTGAGCCCGGCCCTCTCCTACCTCGACCCGGCGGACACACTCTACGACGCATGCGTCGCGtttgcgcgccgcgcgctaGTGTACCCGCTGTACCGCCACTGcgccctgctgcagcgggTGTGGGCGGTGGTGGGTACACGGCTACTGCTGGGGCGCAACTACACCATCCGTGCCCTTTTACGCATGCGCATTATTCTGTCCCACGCGGAGCACAAACACCTCTTGTCGACCATCTACCTGGACCCTCTGATTGCATACTGGATGCACGTTTCCGAGGCGGACGAGCGGCTGATACGCATGGCGCTCGAGATCCACCAGCACGTCTCCCGGACGGAGCCGATGAcggtgtcggcggcgtcgacgcggGGGGCTTCTGCTCTGCAGTCGATGTTGCTGGATGCGAAGAAGGTGACGCTCTACCCGCTTACGCTCGTGCACCTCGGACTCCCGTTatcggaggaggaggagggtcgCTGCGAGGGGTGATAGTCTGCGTGAGTTTGTGTGCCTTCTTTAGCTGTTGTCCGCTGCCGTTGGACTCGACATCCTGTGGGAATGCTAAGGATGCGCTGGACGAGAGCGATACGCGTATAAGCTGTTTCCAGCGCACAGGAATACATACAAAAGGAATGCCGGTCATCCGCATGCGTCACTGTGCTCTCcgcgtctctttctc
This window encodes:
- a CDS encoding cyclin-dependent kinase regulatory subunit, translating into MPAKPAQDFFSLDANGQREALIIIKKLQCKILYSDKYYDDVFEYRHVILPKDLARLVPTSRLMSEMEWRQLGVQQSQGWVHYMIHKPEPHVLLFKRPRT